One genomic window of Cannabis sativa cultivar Pink pepper isolate KNU-18-1 chromosome 2, ASM2916894v1, whole genome shotgun sequence includes the following:
- the LOC133034080 gene encoding uncharacterized protein LOC133034080 — MASSSRAMEELEHRWDTICLEEEEESEEILEDEGDGNPEFDVRWSLVGKLLTGRISDYKVFQNMIADLWKPGKGMTVKILEQNRFLFQFYHEIDIQRVINGSPWTFDRKHLILKRLKTGDNPKMVELDTIDMWVQIHDLQSGFKTEQAVQKAGNYIGTFLSSDSNNFHGIWRAYLRVRVSISLHKPLKRRMKFRKRDGEAFWANFKYEKVPTFCFICGIMGHSETFCAKLYDTPVADLTKPYGLFMKAPPRRNNFLTASPWLRQSEAAQTDTSGKNSDEDIEVNAPHDTRLDGRENNIQRNKYGNLHDYGKDIAYNSGVVNVKSNMALNEPVVLVKENNVLFSSDMELSISELKRRRVGLVNTNDPTGPTVDDMEHDKNDNEEELEVISKNGVKVGSGVQAHQAL; from the coding sequence ATGGCGTCAAGTAGTCGAGCGATGGAAGAACTAGAACATAGATGGGATACAATAtgtcttgaagaagaagaagaaagtgaAGAGATACTGGAGGATGAGGGAGATGGCAATCCTGAGTTTGATGTAAGGTGGAGCCTTGTAGGGAAACTGCTAACAGGAAGAATATCAGATTATAAGGTCTTCCAAAATATGATAGCAGATTTATGGAAGCCAGGCAAAGGAATGACTGTCAAAATTCTAGAGCAAAATCGATTCTTGTTTCAATTCTATCACGAGATTGACATTCAGCGTGTGATCAATGGTAGCCCGTGGACATTTGATCGAAAGCATCTGATCTTGAAGAGACTAAAAACAGGGGATAATCCGAAAATGGTTGAGTTGGATACGATTGACATGTGGGTTCAGATCCATGATTTACAATCTGGATTCAAAACAGAGCAAGCGGTTCAGAAAGCTGGGAACTACATTGGTACATTTCTTAGTTCGGATTCTAATAATTTTCATGGTATTTGGCGTGCCTACCTTCGGGTACGGGTTTCTATTTCTTTACACAAACCTCTGAAGAGGAGAATGAAGTTCCGGAAACGTGATGGTGAAGCATTTTGGGCTAATTTCAAATATGAGAAAGTCCCCACATTTTGCTTTATATGTGGTATTATGGGACATTCTGAGACCTTTTGTGCCAAGTTATATGATACCCCTGTAGCAGATCTTACGAAGCCGTATGGACTCTTTATGAAAGCTCCACCTAGAAGAAACAATTTTCTGACTGCCTCTCCATGGCTCCGGCAAAGTGAAGCAGCACAGACGGATACTAGTGGCAAGAATTCTGATGAAGATATTGAAGTTAATGCTCCCCATGATACTCGGCTTGATGGTAGGGAGAATAATATTCAAAGAAACAAATATGGAAACTTGCATGATTATGGGAAGGATATTGCTTACAATTCGGGCGTTGTCAATGTAAAGTCGAATATGGCTTTAAATGAGCCAGTTGTCTTAGTCAAAGAGAATAATGTTTTATTCTCCTCGGATATggaattatcaatatctgagctTAAAAGGAGACGTGTTGGGCTTGTCAATACTAACGACCCAACTGGGCCTACAGTAGATGATATGGAACATGACAAAAATGACAATGAGGAGGAATTAGAAGTAATTTCAAAAAACGGAGTCAAGGTGGGTTCTGGTGTCCAGGCCCACCAAGCATTATGA
- the LOC115718392 gene encoding uncharacterized protein LOC115718392: MALPHSLSVLFLVLLLARIDMSTCQVFKAKVSCLDCPTETDLSGIKVLVKCDKVKKLGMATTENNGFFETEIPTDKKTPPKPLNCLAKLLGGPNQLYASSKTMVSQLVQTNDQYTISTPLSFYNSCPSTITQAKCEANKKWDSSKTVDLPLPPQWGLAPSSYYIPFFPIIGIP, encoded by the exons ATGGCACTTCCTCACTCACTCTCAGTCCTCTTTCTTGTTCTTCTTTTGGCCAGGATTGACATGTCTACATGCCAAGTCTTCAAGGCCAAAGTTTCTTGCCTTGACTGCCCTACTGAAACTGATCTCTCAG GTATTAAAGTTCTAGTGAAGTGTGACAAGGTGAAAAAGTTGGGTATGGCTACAACTGAAAATAATGGTTTTTTTGAAACAGAGATTCCCACAGACAAAAAAACACCCCCAAAACCTTTGAATTGCCTAGCCAAGCTTCTTGGTGGACCAAATCAACTCTATGCTTCATCCAAAACCATGGTATCTCAGCTTGTCCAAACCAATGATCAATACACCATTTCAACCCCACTTTCATTTTACAACTCATGCCCATCAACCATAACTCAAGCAAAATGTGAGGCCAATAAGAAGTGGGATTCTTCCAAGACTGTTGATCTGCCATTACCACCACAATGGGGTTTGGCTCCTTCAAGCTACTATATCCCTTTCTTCCCTATTATAGGAATCCCATGA
- the LOC133034081 gene encoding uncharacterized protein LOC133034081, producing MGDFNAITTKDERVGHRVKYHEESEFIECLQTYQLEDIKATGSFFTWTNKQQGQDRIFSKIDRVTANQRWLDAYPNAEALFLKEGTYDHAPGILSLFPKWKCGKKPFKYFKMWKSHPEYDGKVTAVWKQQINGTNMYQIVQKLKALKNVFCEINQKGFSDLQAVLTQAKQLLDEAQSKLHAYPLNEELQSQEHDARNSFILAQQHYYSFLQQKAKVSWLKDGDSNTALFHASIKQRNRQNQVFSIENESGVRVFEPEQVTEAFISYYKSLLGSKMASRKTVSNKILNRGPKVTPEQAKLLTSPFTKEDVKKVVFEISGNKAPGPDDFSSFFFQDNWELVGEDVYMAVT from the coding sequence ATGGGAGATTTCAATGCCATCACAACTAAAGATGAGAGAGTGGGACACAGAGTAAAATACCATGAGGAATCTGAGTTCATTGAATGCTTACAAACCTACCAGTTAGAAGACATTAAAGCTACTGGTAGTTTCTTTACTTGGACAAACAAGCAACAAGGTCAGGACCGTATTTTCTCAAAGATTGATAGAGTCACGGCTAACCAAAGATGGTTAGATGCTTATCCGAATGCTGAAGCTTTATTTTTGAAGGAGGGAACCTATGATCATGCCCCAGGGATTCTGTCTTTATTCCCCAAGTGGAAGTGTGGAAAAAAACCATTCAAATACTTCAAGATGTGGAAATCACACCCTGAATATGATGGCAAAGTTACTGCAGTTTGGAAACAGCAAATAAATGGCACCAACATGTATCAAATCGTGCAAAAGTTGAAGGCTTTGAAGAATGTGTTTTGTGAGATTAATCAGAAAGGTTTTTCTGATTTACAAGCAGTTTTGACTCAAGCTAAACAGCTCCTTGATGAAGCTCAGAGCAAACTACATGCATATCCACTAAATGAAGAGTTGCAATCACAAGAACATGATGCTAGGAACTCGTTTATCTTAGCACAGCAACATTATTACTCTTTTCTACAGCAGAAAGCTAAGGTTAGCTGGCTTAAAGATGGAGACAGCAACACAGCTTTATTCCACGCAAGTATCAAGCAAAGGAACAGGCAGAATCAAGTCTTCTCAATAGAGAATGAATCTGGGGTGAGGGTTTTTGAACCTGAACAGGTTACGGAGGCATTCATCTCATATTACAAGTCTCTCCTGGGATCAAAAATGGCAAGCAGGAAGACAGTTTCTAACAAGATTCTGAACAGAGGCCCAAAGGTTACTCCCGAACAAGCTAAATTGCTTACTAGTCCCTTCACAAAGGAGGATGTCAAGAAAGTTGTTTTTGAGATCTCAGGTAACAAAGCCCCAGGTCCAGATGATTTCTCCAGTTTTTTCTTCCAAGATAATTGGGAGCTAGTAGGAGAGGATGTGTACATGGCAGTTACTTAA